AACTGCTTTGTTTATATATGGATATACTCGTATTAACCTATGAAATTTGTGATTGATCAATACTAATTCTTTACATTGATCTTTGTGCTTGTTAAGTATATTCCTCCAAGAATTGCTTAatataaagttttattatattcttgTAGTTTGAAGCTGACGAGTGACAAATAGCGTTGTTTTAGGCCATACAATATGGCAGACTGACTGGATCTGAGTTCATAGACCCAAACCTATCATTGTTTTTATGCCATATCAATATCAATTGGGTGATGGCTGTTgttcattaatttgtttacAGGGTTATAGTAGAACTAGAGACTTGAGTAGTGAAGAACTTCTAGAGCAGTTGCCTGCTTTACAACAACTACTCTATCGTCTTATTGGATGTCAGGTGGTCCCAGACTTGATGACTAATTGTTTATGTTGGCATAACCAGCCTTGGTTTATGGCCTTGTTACCATGTCGCAAATTTCCAGTTTTGTATTTTGATATTAGCAACTCAAAACTTAATTTGCCATTCATGATTTACAGCCTGAAGGAGTGGCAGTAGGGAACTACCTGGTTCAGTACTCTCTTGCTTTGGTATGTGGTTTCCATCACCAACTGTGTATATATGTGGAATCCTTTAATCATGCTTCTATAGTCTATACTCTCTATATGAATAAGAGAACAGACAGTGTTGATTGATGACTTTCTTTCTGTTTCAAAACTCTTACTGTAATAGTTATGTTGTGATCATATCATTATTTGAGGCAACTCACTTTTTTGATGACTTCTTTGTCAATTCTTTTAGGCACTCAAAGAgagtttcaaaatatattgttcCATAAATGATGGGATAATCAATCTTGTTGACAAGGTTATGTGAATACTGTTTTactgtttatttatttacttttaggGCTTCATATTTGCTTGCTCGCATTGAAAAATGTAGTCCTTACCTATTTTTGCCTTCAGTTTTTTGAGATGCCAAGGCATGAAGCCGTCAAAGCGCTGGATGTTTATAAAAGAGCAGGGCAGCAGGTAGGTTACTGATCTACAGGCTGTGTTATTCATTTTAGTTTGGTTCTTTTGCTCTCGTGAATATATAAACTATGGCACACTTCGACTTACTTTCTTTCATGACAATACTGTTTATGATGTTGCTGCAGGCTGCTGgcctttctaatttttatgatatttgtaAAGGGCTTGAGCTTGCTAGAAACTTCCAGTTCCCTGTGTTGAGAGAGGTAAGCACTGTCTATTACTCCATGTTTAATGCGAGTCACAATTGACTGAAATATATTGCTCCGCAGCCTCCACAGTCCTTTCTGGTAACGATGGAAGAATATATAAGAGAAGCTCCTAGAATGGTTTCGGTTGCCAGTGTGGCCTTGGTCAGAATTCTTGTCCTCTTTTCTTATACATTGCTTGGTTGCATGTTTCGTTTTATTGCCTGCCCCTTCATAAATCAATTCCGTTGAGGAGTGAGATTTTTTTTCACGTAAATAGGAATATCCTGAAAGGCTATTGCTGACATACAAGCAAGAGGATGCTCCTCCACCTCCCGAAGATACAAAAGAGCTGGTGGAGGAAGCCATGCCACCACCATCCGCCGAAGTCCCCATCTCAGCTAATGAGGCAGCAGTTTCTCCACATCCACCTGCTAACTTGGAATTTGATGATCTATTGGTGAGTTCCACTTCTCATgtaaatattgaatattttggatatatgAGAACCTTTTCTTATCCATTCCTTCCATGCTTTTTTTGTATGAACGACAAAATTTCAGGGGTTGAACGTTACCGTACAAGATGCATCTGCAATCGAGGAAACCAATGCGTTGGCTCTAGCTATTGTTCCATCTGGTTAGAGTTTCTGCATACCGATCTTTGAAATTCTTCCGCCTACTTAGAAATACTAGTTAAGATTCTTCTGCTTCACGACTATTTTCTGCAGTCACGTTTTTACCTAGGTTTCTGCTGCAGGCACTGCAACAGTTGAACCCGATGCCTCCCAAGCAAAAGGGTTCGATCCCACTGGGTGGGAACTTGCGCTAGTAACGACTCCCAGCACGAACTTATCATCAGTACAGGAGCGGCAATTGGTACATTCTTGTGCTGTTTAATAGTTTAAAGAATGCATCACGAATTTTGGCTTGTAGTGTTTTCCATTATACGAATGCATCACAAATTTTGGCTTGTGGATGTTACAATGGCAGGCGGGAGGACTGGATTTACTCACACTCGACAGCTTATACAACGAAGGCATGTATAGAGCATCCCAACAACCGGTTTATGGTGCAGCTGCTCCAAATCCGTTTGAAGCTAGCGATCCATTCGCAATGTCGAACACTGTTCCTATGCATGCAGCAGCAGCTCAAATGGCAGCTATACCTCAAAATCATAACAATCCATTTCAATCTGTATATCTGCAAACACAACAGCATCAACATCTCCTGATGGGCCAACAAAATCCTTTTGGTGATACGGGGTTCGAAGCGTTTCCTGCTGCATATCATCAAACTACTAATCCATTTGGGAGTAGTGGTCTTTTATAAGAGAAGTTATAGTCACATAGAATGCAATTTGTTAGGTTCATTGATATTGATAGAGAATGAAATTGTAATAGTTTGCAAATTGTGTATACGTGTGTTGAGACTAGAGAGAGATGCAGTTGTATCTGC
The nucleotide sequence above comes from Salvia hispanica cultivar TCC Black 2014 chromosome 5, UniMelb_Shisp_WGS_1.0, whole genome shotgun sequence. Encoded proteins:
- the LOC125188605 gene encoding putative clathrin assembly protein At2g01600, producing the protein MDVDVAIVKATNHVEQPPKERHLRKIMAVTSAMRPRVDVAYCVHALSRRLAKTHNWTVALKTLIVIHRTLREGDPIFKVELLNFQKRGRVLQMSNFKDDSSPVAWDYSAWVRTYAQFLEERLECFRILGYDIEAERLPGIAQGQDKGYSRTRDLSSEELLEQLPALQQLLYRLIGCQPEGVAVGNYLVQYSLALALKESFKIYCSINDGIINLVDKFFEMPRHEAVKALDVYKRAGQQAAGLSNFYDICKGLELARNFQFPVLREPPQSFLVTMEEYIREAPRMVSVASVALEYPERLLLTYKQEDAPPPPEDTKELVEEAMPPPSAEVPISANEAAVSPHPPANLEFDDLLGLNVTVQDASAIEETNALALAIVPSGTATVEPDASQAKGFDPTGWELALVTTPSTNLSSVQERQLAGGLDLLTLDSLYNEGMYRASQQPVYGAAAPNPFEASDPFAMSNTVPMHAAAAQMAAIPQNHNNPFQSVYLQTQQHQHLLMGQQNPFGDTGFEAFPAAYHQTTNPFGSSGLL